The Hevea brasiliensis isolate MT/VB/25A 57/8 chromosome 1, ASM3005281v1, whole genome shotgun sequence genome has a window encoding:
- the LOC110634056 gene encoding probable xyloglucan endotransglucosylase/hydrolase protein 32 yields MASLLYLLLIILMIPSSSSAQNPPSPGYYPSSRIGTIGFDQGFKNLWGPQHQRLDQGTLTIWLDTSSGSGYKSLQPYQSGYFGAAIKLQPGYTAGVITSFYLSNNEEHPGNHDEIDIEFLGTIPDKPYTLQTNVYVRGSGDGKIIGREMKFHLWFDPTQDFHNYGILWTPSEIIFFVDDVPIRRYPRKSDATFPLRPMWVYGSIWDASSWATEDGKYKADYRYQPFIGRYQNFKIGGCTANAPATCRPPSASSSGGLSQQQYSAMEWVQRNYLAYNYCRDPKRDHAQTPEC; encoded by the exons ATGGCTTCTCTTCTTTATCTTCTACTCATTATTCTTATGATCCCTTCAAGCAGTAGTGCTCAAAATCCACCTTCACCTGGCTACTACCCTAGTTCCAGAATTGGCACTATAGGATTTGATCAAGGTTTTAAAAACCTTTGGGGTCCTCAGCATCAAAGACTAGACCAAGGCACATTAACAATATGGCTTGATACTTCCTCAG GAAGTGGGTATAAGTCACTTCAGCCATATCAGTCAGGATATTTTGGTGCAGCCATCAAGCTTCAACCTGGTTACACTGCAGGAGTCATTACATCATTCTAT CTTTCTAACAATGAAGAACATCCTGGAAACCATGATGAAATTGATATTGAGTTCCTAGGAACAATTCCAGATAAGCCATATACTTTGCAGACAAATGTCTATGTCAGAGGAAGTGGGGATGGCAAAATTATTGGAAGAGAAATGAAATTTCATCTTTGGTTTGATCCTACACAAGATTTTCATAACTATGGCATTCTTTGGACCCCCAGTGAGATCAT ATTTTTCGTAGATGATGTTCCCATTAGAAGGTATCCAAGAAAAAGTGATGCTACATTTCCATTGAGGCCAATGTGGGTGTATGGCTCAATATGGGATGCATCATCGTGGGCCACTGAGGATGGAAAATACAAAGCAGATTATAGGTACCAACCCTTCATTGGTAGgtatcaaaatttcaaaattggtgGGTGCACTGCAAATGCTCCTGCCACCTGCCGGCCACCCTCGGCCTCCTCATCTGGTGGCCTCAGCCAGCAGCAATACTCCGCCATGGAATGGGTTCAGAGGAACTACTTGGCTTATAACTATTGTAGGGATCCAAAGAGAGATCATGCTCAAACACCTGAGTGTTAA